From a region of the Cyclopterus lumpus isolate fCycLum1 chromosome 5, fCycLum1.pri, whole genome shotgun sequence genome:
- the LOC117731107 gene encoding olfactory receptor class A-like protein 1: MPSEVFVRGMLYLSLTVVGVPGNATVILAFLLLLYQESRLLPSDVIVLHLACVNLLVVAVRCLLETLASFSLANVFGDVGCKAVIFVYRTSRSLSIWLTFALSVYQCLSVAPPGSHWASFRTAVAQHLGFVFLFLWLLNTCMSSAAILFSFGTKNNSSQTNHGINVQFCYVNFPSKLSIEANGAAQVGRDVVPMALMTLASLIILVFLYKHSQQVKGLRGMGGGAERRAAKAVVALVTLYVVLYGVDNGLWVYTLTARKAMASSLISDLRIFFSSLYASLSPVVIIASNRKVNGRLRCDVKRKPLREKDTFSDVRPAGTAACSQGQQNEPRG; the protein is encoded by the coding sequence ATGCCATCGGAGGTGTTTGTCCGCGGGATGCTCTATCTGTCCCTCACTGTTGTGGGAGTCCCGGGTAACGCGACCGTCATCCTGGCGTTCCTCCTCTTGCTGTACCAGGAGAGCCGCCTCCTCCCATCTGATGTCATTGTCCTGCACCTGGCCTGCGTCAACCTGCTGGTGGTGGCCGTCCGCTGTCTGCTGGAGACCCTGGCCTCCTTCAGCCTGGCCAACGTCTTCGGAGACGTGGGCTGTAAGGCCGTGATCTTCGTCTACAGAACGTCCCGGTCCCTCTCGATATGGCTCACCTTCGCCTTGAGCGTCTACCAGTGCCTGAGCGTCGCCCCTCCCGGATCACACTGGGCCTCCTTCCGCACCGCTGTAGCCCAACATTTGGGCTTcgtgttcctcttcctctggctcCTCAACACCTGCATGTCCTCGGCAGCCATACTCTTCTCCTTCGGGACCAAAAACAACTCCAGCCAGACAAACCACGGCATCAACGTCCAATTCTGCTACGTCAACTTCCCTTCAAAGTTGTCCATCGAGGCGAACGGGGCGGCCCAGGTGGGCAGAGACGTGGTGCCCATGGCCCTCATGACGCTAGCCAGTCTGATCATCCTGGTCTTCCTTTACAAGCACAGCCAGCAGGTGAAGGGACTGCGCGGTATGGGAGGCGGGGCGGAGCGGCGAGCTGCCAAAGCCGTGGTAGCCCTCGTGACCCTGTACGTGGTCCTCTACGGGGTGGACAACGGGCTCTGGGTCTACACTCTCACCGCGAGGAAGGCCATGGCTTCCTCGCTGATCTCCGACCTGCGTATATTCTTCTCCTCGCTCTACGCGTCGCTGAGCCCCGTGGTCATCATCGCGTCCAACAGGAAGGTGAATGGCCGGCTTAGGTGTGACGTGAAGAGGAAGCCCCTTCGGGAGAAAGACACGTTCTCCGATGTGAGGCCTGCTGGGACGGCCGCTTGTTCACAGGGGCAGCAGAATGAGCCGAGAGGATGA
- the LOC117730309 gene encoding olfactory receptor class A-like protein 1, with protein MDLCVTIKGVSFLLQTGMGILGNAVVLLAYAHIIYTEPKLLPVDMILCHLAFANLMLLLTRCVPQTMTVFGMKHLLNDPGCKVVIYAYRIGRALSVCITCMLSVFQAVTIAPAGPRLSRLKPALPSLVLPTFAGLWLLNMAICIAAPFFSMAPRNGTVPAFTLNLGFCHVDFRDHLSYVINGVAVSVRDFAFVALMVGSSGYILLLLHRHNRQVRGIRRSQGAGAETRAAKTVITLVVLYVVFFGIDNAIWIYMLTVAKVSPVVADMRVFFSSCYASLSPYFIISSNKKVKAKIACAAEQDQPSVDNQASSDK; from the coding sequence ATGGATCTGTGCGTGACCATCAAAGGGGTCTCCTTCCTCTTGCAAACAGGCATGGGCATCTTGGGGAACGCGGTGGTGCTGCTGGCGTACGCCCACATCATCTACACCGAGCCCAAGCTTCTTCCCGTGGACATGATCCTGTGCCACCTGGCCTTCGCCAacctgatgctgctgctgacccGCTGCGTCCCCCAGACCATGACCGTGTTCGGGATGAAGCACCTGCTCAATGATCCCGGCTGTAAGGTGGTGATCTACGCCTACCGCATCGGCCGTGCGTTGTCGGTCTGCATCACCTGCATGCTCAGTGTGTTTCAGGCGGTGACCATCGCCCCCGCCGGGCCCCGTTTGTCCAGGTTGAAGCCCGCACTCCCCTCCCTGGTGCTCCCCACCTTTGCGGGACTGTGGCTCCTCAACATGGCCATCTGCATCGCGGCCCCTTTCTTCTCTATGGCTCCACGCAATGGCACCGTCCCTGCCTTCACCCTCAACCTGGGCTTCTGCCATGTGGACTTCAGAGACCACCTGTCCTACGTGATCAACGGAGTGGCGGTCTCTGTGAGGGATTTCGCCTTTGTCGCCCTGATGGTGGGCTCAAGCGGTTAcatcctgctgctcctccaccgCCACAACCGGCAGGTGAGAGGGATCCGTCGGTCTCAGGGTGCCGGGGCGGAGACCAGGGCGGCCAAAACAGTGATCACCCTGGTGGTCCTGTACGTGGTCTTCTTCGGGATCGATAACGCAATCTGGATCTACATGCTGACGGTGGCGAAGGTGTCACCCGTGGTGGCTGACATGAGggtgttcttctcctcctgctacGCCTCTCTCAGCCCCTACTTCATCATCTCCTCCAACAAGAAGGTCAAGGCGAAGATCGCGTGTGCAGCTGAGCAAGACCAACCGTCCGTGGACAATCAGGCGTCGAGTGACAAATGA
- the phtf1 gene encoding putative homeodomain transcription factor 1, with amino-acid sequence MTMARIAWYQEKIGAYDQQVWEKSLEQTDLNGLDSQPRKTGHIKSDLIDVDLVRGSTFSKAKPDRPWTALTRKGLVRVLLFPFFFKWWIQVTSKSISSWILVLYFLQVAALVLYFEVPGASASEVFGPMCLMLLLGTVHCQIVSTESSRWPPGSPAASCTTSPARRRRPRKGRVLKKSEEKTDNGDAVQHGPWQFEESQRLYRSEERRAARKSGFGASDELSSEEEEGVQPVEVILPKSHQERHPESTWPTSAPMPSVRKRSQKSNPPLRAQEGASVKVKPREVDRLRPSEGSRPASDTDDTLWEELLQGPDSASTGSSDSESNVRFNAAGMALPQTTTLSSDDESLQQGIAGSQMSWLQACHPSKDRVSAIIWEQGECKKADMSVLEISGIILTRVKLVEQGMGYLVLGGLMTATLALLPFAFHLAHRLDMALLGSLSLRQLGEVAVGRRDAQVYVFFFVTMVLRVGLIGLFFFMMCVAERTYKQRLLFAKYFSHITSARKAKKSEIPHFRLKKVQNIKMWLSLRSFLRRRGPQRSVDVIVSTIFLLALSISFIICAQLLHSHQTFLDSLTNWELMVWASSLILFLLRLATLGSETNCKYSNSSVLLTEQINLYLKMEKKPNKKEELNIVNNVLKLATKLMKELDIPFRLLGLTVNPLIYNITRVVILSAVSAVVSDLLGFNIRLWKIKP; translated from the exons ATGACAATGGCCAGAATAGCCTGGTATCAAGAGAAG ATCGGGGCCTACGATCAGCAAGTCTGGGAGAAATCTCTGGAGCAGACGGATTTAAAT GGTTTGGACAGCCAACCAAGAAAGACTGGTCACATCAAATCAGACCTCATTGATGTCGACCTAGTAAGAG gatcAACATTCAGCAAAGCCAAGCCAGACCGACCCTGGACGGCTCTGACCCGGAAGGGTCTGGTCAGAGTGCTGCTGTTTCCGTTCTTCTTCAAGTGGTGGATCCAGGTGACCTCCAAGTCCATCTCCTCATGGATCCTCGTGCTGTATTTCCTGCAAG TGGCAGCACTGGTGCTGTACTTTGAGGTCCCTGGGGCGAGTGCCAGCGAGGTGTTTGGGCCCATGtgtctgatgctgctgctgggtACCGTGCACTGCCAGATTGTGTCGACTGAGTCCAGCCGGTGGCCCCCGGGCAGTCCAGCTGCCAGCTGCACCACCAGCCCTGCTCGCAGACGGAG GCCGAGGAAGGGCAGAGTGCTGAAGAAATCAGAGGAGAAGACTGACAACGGGGACGCGGTGCAGCATGGGCCGTGGCAGTTTGAGGAAAGCCAGCGACTGTACAGGAGCGAAGAGCGGAGG GCAGCAAGAAAATCCGGATTTGGGGCATCCGACGAGCTCtccagtgaggaagaggagggggttCAACCAGTGGAAGTAATCCTTCCTAAATCTCATCAAGAGAGGCACCCTGAATCAACGTGGCCGACTTCTGCACCAATGCCTTCTGTTAGGAAGAGAAGTCAAAAGTCTAACCCCCCATTGAGAGCTCAG GAAGGGGCCTCCGTCAAGGTGAAGCCCAGAGAGGTGGACCGCCTCAGGCCGAGCGAGGGCTCGCGTCCCGCCTCCGACACCGATGACACACTGTGGGAGGAGCTTCTCCAAGGGCCGGACTCCGCCTCCACGGGGAGCAGCGACAGCGAGTCGAACGTGAGGTTCAACGCCGCCGGCATGGCTCTCCCACAAACCACCACTCTGAGCAGTGATGACGAGAGCCTCCAGCAGGGAATCGCCGGA agCCAGATGTCTTGGCTGCAGGCATGTCACCCATCCAAGGACCGTGTCAGTGCCATAATATGGGAGCAGGGCGAGTGTAAGAAGGCAGACATGTCCGTATTGGAGATCAGTGGGATCATCCTCACGCGG GTGAAGTTGGTGGAGCAGGGTATGGGTTACCTTGTGCTTGGCGGGCTGATGACCGCCACGCTGGCACTGCTCCCCTTTGCCTTCCACCTGGCACATCGTCTGGACATGGCGCTCCTCGGCTCCCTGTCCCTGAGGCAGCTGGGCGAAGTGGCGGTGGGGCGGCGCGACGCCCAGGTCTACGTCTTCTTCTTCGTCACGATGGTGCTGAGAGTCGGCCTCATAGGACTGTTCTTCTTCATGATGTGTGTGGCCGAGAGGACGTACAAACAG AGGCTCTTATTCGCAAAGTACTTCAGCCACATCACTTCAGCTCGCAAGGCCAAGAAATCCGAGATCCCTCACTTCAGGCTGAAGAAGGTCCAGAACATAAAGATGTGGTTGTCGCTCCGCTCTTTCCTCAGG AGGCGAGGGCCGCAGCGCTCCGTCGACGTCATCGTCTCCACCATCTTCCTTTTGGCGCTCTCCATTTCGTTCATCATTTGTGCCCAG ctgctgcacagcCACCAGACATTCCTGGACTCTCTGACCAACTGGGAGCTGATGGTGTGGgcctcctccctcatcctctTTCTCTTACGGCTGGCCACGCTGGGCTCCGAGACCAACTGCAAATACAGCAACTCCTCGGTGCTGCTCACCGAGCAG ATCAATTTGTATCTCAAGATGGAGAAAAAGCCCAACAAGAAAGAAGAACTCAATATCGTGAACAACGTTTTAAAACTGGCTACAAAACTGATGAAG gagctggACATCCCATTCAGACTGCTGGGTCTGACTGTAAACCCTCTCATCTACAACATCACCAGAGTGGTCATCCTGTCCGCCGTGTCCGCCGTGGTCAGCGACCTGCTCGGCTTCAACATCAGA CTGTGGAAAATCAAGCCTTAA